Proteins co-encoded in one Cercospora beticola chromosome 7, complete sequence genomic window:
- a CDS encoding uncharacterized protein (CAZy:GH3), whose translation MAAAKLWLALLPLVSAQVGDLGPSAAPYPDIVYPNATRVSTGAASNQTSPPEYPSPWGEGLGDWADAYAKAQAFVSGLTLMEKVNLTTGTGWESQKCVGNVGSIPRLGFKALCMQDSPLGVRDTDFNSAFQAGVSIAATWDRALLYQRGYDMGTEHKLKGVDVQLGPVVGPLGTAPEGGRNWEGFSPDPVLSGIAVAETIKGIQDAGIMACTKHYIMNEQEHFRQPPPPQNLTASYSSNLDDVTMHELYLWPFADAVKAGTASIMCSYNQINNSYGCQNSYTLNYLLKNELGFQGFVMSDWGAHHSGVASTLAGMDMSMPGDVGFDSGTSYWGTNLTIAVLNGSVPAWRLDDMATRIVAGWYYVGRDQNQVENAPNFSSWTTDTYGFEHEYAQEGYGLVNYHVDVTEDHGANIRDSAAKGTVILKNNGVLPLTGKEKLTIVVGSDAGPNPWGPDGCSDRGCDNGTLALGWGSGSANFPYLITPDSAIQAEVAQNGKGFYESILDDYAYPQISALARRAEQVNGVCLAFVNSDAGEGYIIVDGNEGDRNNLTLWHAGDALIANVTSECSNTVIVIHSVGAVDVESFYDRPNVTAIVWAGLPGQESGNSIVDILYGKTSPGRTPFTWGTPRSSYGTDLLYRLNNGVDAPQIDFTAGIFTDYRGFDARNETPIYEFGYGLSWSTFNYSDLQITPVPSNFSYTPASGKTSAAPTYGSTSNDTTQYLCGDMHFVEGYIYPCLNTTNFTTASNDPEYGSPVSYPDGAYDGTTQSRLPAGGAPGGNPALWNVLFTVSATITNTGNRTSDEVPQLYVSLGGPNDAPKVLRGFDRITIAPGASATFNVGLTRRDISNWDPSTQNWYISSYAKKVYVGSSSRKLPLSETLDISALTKNGTSYSR comes from the exons ATGGCTGCTGCGAAGCTTTGGTTGGCGTTGCTGCCCTTAGTTTCGGCTCAAGTCGGTGACCTCGGGCCCTCAGCTGCACCTTATCCAGACATTGTCTACCCCAATGCGACTCGAGTCTCCACGGGCGCGGCTTCGAACCAGACATCGCCTCCAGAGTATCCCTCACCATGGGGAGAAGGTCTCGGCGATTGGGCAGATGCCTACGCGAAAGCGCAAGCCTTCGTGTCGGGCCTTACTTTGATGGAGAAGGTCAATCTTACCACCGGAACTGGTTGGGAAAGCCAGAAGTGTGTTGGAAATGTTGGATCTATCCCAAGACTTGGCTTCAAAGCACTTTGCATGCAAGACTCCCCTCTCGGAGTGCGTGATACTGATTTCAATTCAGCCTTCCA GGCCGGTGTCTCTATAGCAGCGACCTGGGATCGTGCTCTGTTATATCAGAGGGGTTACGACATGGGGACGGAACACAAGCTCAAGGGCGTGGATGTTCAGCTCGGTCCCGTCGTCGGTCCTCTTGGTACTGCACCCGAGGGAGGCCGCAATTGGGAAGGCTTCTCTCCTGATCCTGTATTGTCTGGTATAGCTGTTGCAGAGACAATCAAGGGCATTCAAGACGCAGGTATCATGGCTTGCACAAAGCATTATATTATGAACGAACAGGAGCATTTCCGACAaccgccaccaccacagAATTTGACAGCATCATACTCATCGAATCTGGACGACGTCACAATGCACGAGTTGTACCTCTGGCCCTTCGCTGATGCCGTGAAGGCTGGAACGGCTTCGATCATGTGCAGCTACAACCA GATCAATAACAGTTATGGCTGCCAGAACAGCTATACGCTGAATTATCTGCTAAAAAATGAGCTTGGGTTCCAGGGTTTCGTTATGAGCGATTGGGGTGCTCACCATTCTGGCGTCGCTTCTACGCTTGCAGGCATGGACATGAGCATGCCAGGTGACGTTGGCTTCGATTCTGGAACCTCATACTGGG GCACTAATCTCACCATCGCTGTCTTGAACGGCTCGGTCCCTGCATGGCGCCTGGACGATATGGCCACTCGCATTGTCGCAGGCTGGTACTATGTCGGCCGTGACCAAAACCAAGTAGAGAATGCACCGAATTTCTCTTCCTGGACCACTGACACCTACGGCTTTGAACATGAGTATGCACAGGAAGGCTACGGTCTGGTCAACTACCACGTCGATGTCACTGAAGATCATGGTGCCAACATCCGCGACAGTGCTGCCAAAGGCACGGTCATTCTCAAGAACAACGGAGTCCTACCTCTGACTGGCAAGGAGAAGCTGACGATCGTAGTGGGGTCAGACGCAGGCCCAAACCCGTGGGGTCCTGACGGATGTAGCGATCGAGGGTGCGATAACGGTACTCTGGCGCTGGGATGGGGTAGTGGCTCCGCAAACTTCCCATATCTGATTACGCCGGACTCAGCGATCCAGGCTGAGGTCGCTCAGAACGGCAAAGGCTTCTACGAGTCGATACTGGATGACTACGCGTATCCCCAAATTTCTGCACTCGCACGTCGCGCCGAGCAAGTCAACGGAGTGTGCCTCGCCTTTGTCAATTCTGATGCCGGCGAAGGTTACATCATTGTCGACGGCAACGAAGGCGACAGAAACAATCTTACGCTGTGGCATGCAGGTGATGCGCTCATCGCCAACGTTACGTCCGAGTGCAGCAACACTGTTATTGTCATCCACTCTGTGGGCGCAGTTGACGTCGAATCATTCTATGATCGTCCAAATGTCACTGCAATTGTGTGGGCAGGTCTTCCTGGCCAAGAATCAGGCAACTCAATTGTTGACATCCTGTACGGAAAGACATCGCCTGGCCGCACACCATTTACCTGGGGAACACCTCGGAGCTCATATGGCACGGATCTGCTGTACAGGCTCAACAATGGCGTAGACGCGCCTCAGATTGATTTTACTGCAGGCATCTTCACCGACTATCGAGGCTTTGATGCACGCAACGAGACACCAATCTACGAATTTGGCTATGGTCTGTCATGGTCGACTTTCAACTATTCTGATCTACAGATCACGCCTGTTCCATCGAACTTCAGCTACACACCTGCATCTGGAAAGACGTCTGCCGCACCCACCTACGGATCGACTTCAAATGACACCACTCAATATCTGTGCGGAGATATGCACTTCGTCGAGGGCTACATTTATCCTTGCCTGAACACAACGAACTTCACCACTGCAAGCAACGATCCGGAATACGGCAGCCCAGTCTCCTACCCAGATGGAGCATACGACGGCACCACACAATCTCGTCTCCCTGCTGGAGGCGCACCAGGTGGCAACCCTGCTCTGTGGAATGTCCTGTTCACTGTCTCTGCGACGATCACGAACACCGGCAACCGCACTAGTGATGAAGTGCCTCAGCTCTATGTCAGCCTTGGTGGGCCGAACGACGCCCCCAAGGTTCTTCGAGGCTTCGACCGAATTACTATTGCACCCGGCGCAAGTGCAACATTCAATGTAGGACTGACGAGGAGGGATATTAGCAATTGGGACCCTAGCACCCAGAATTG GTATATCTCATCCTACGCGAAGAAGGTATACGTTGGTTCGTCATCTCGAAAGTTGCCACTGAGTGAGACACTCGACATTTCCGCTTTGACGAAGAACGGCACTTCCTACTCTCGATAG
- a CDS encoding uncharacterized protein (MEROPS:MER0042911), protein MSSLEHKIYTFKTFESPDGESRPIDAKVAYGLSGPPKRAIAVWYHGGGFITGNYNMIPAFELELLHRNGFVIVCPNYRLVPTTSLKDGPVADAIDAFQWARNTLPELFKADTGIVIDPNNTVTLGHSCGGGLALLTGGQPNPPRAIIDFFGMKYFRDPFWTQPSAAMAKLPEFDQSFIDKVFEEVPPPTATPPPFGPNGPDLSKPRNAFMFAHNKKGDYISSIVQGDDYDAIDPAPLLSKPNFPPTFILQGTADTVAPHQHSVQAEADLKKAGNEVQLRLIDGAPHAFDMKAKEGEPVYDLIVEAFGFLKSHLI, encoded by the exons ATGTCTTCGCTCGAGCACAAGATTTACACTTTCAAGACTTTTGAATCACCGGACGGTGAAAGCCGACCGATTGATGCCAAGGTGGCGTACGGCCTCAGTGGTCCTCCAAAGAGAGCTATTG CTGTTTGGTACCATGGCGGTGGGTTCATTACAGGAAACTACAATATGATTCCTGCTTTTGAGCTGGAGTTGCTGCATCGAAATGGGTTCGTTATTGTGTGCCCAAATTACCGATTGGTGCCAACAACCTCGCTCAAAGACGGCCCTGTCGCGGATGCAATCGATGCTTTCCAGTGGGCTCGGAACACACTTCCTGAGCTTTTCAAAGCCGATACTGGCATCGTTATCGACCCGAACAATACAGTTACACTGGGTCACTCTTGTGGCGGCGGTCTGGCATTGCTGACG GGTGGTCAACCCAATCCTCCTCGTGCAATCATCGACTTTTTCGGGATGAAATACTTCCGAGATCCATTCTGGACTCAGCCATCAGCTGCAATGGCAAAGCTTCCGGAATTCGATCAGTCATTTATTGACAAAGTTTTCGAAGAAGTACCCCCTCCAACTGCGACACCTCCGCCATTCGGACCAAATGGACCAGATCTGAGTAAACCGAGGAATGCGTTCATGTTCGCTCACAATAAGAAGGGAGATTATATCTCGTCTATCGTGCAGGGTGATGACTACGATGCGATCGACCCAGCGCCGTTGCTGTCGAAGCCTAATTTTCCACCGACATTCATCTTGCAAGGAACTGCGGACACAGTGGCGCCTCATCAACATAGCGTGCAAGCGGAGGCTGATCTCAAGAAAGCAGGCAATGAGGTACAGCTGCGATTGATAGACGGTGCGCCTCACGCATTCGATATGAAGGCCAAGGAAGGGGAACCGGTGTACGACCTGATCGTGGAGGCATTCGGCTTTTTAAAAAGTCACCTGATCTGA